DNA from Mesorhizobium huakuii:
CGCCTGAGGCGGCGCGTCGCCTGTTCGCCATGACGCAGCCGATCGCCGGCACGCTGGCCGAACGATACCTTGCCGGTCGCGGCATTCTGCTCTCCGCGCATGAGCGAGCCCTGCGCTTTCATCCCGGCTGCTACTACCGGGATCTCGTGACGGGCGAAACGCAGACTCATCCTGCGCTGATTGCCGCTGTCACCAACCTCAACGGGCAGATCACCGGCCTGCAGCGCACTTACCTCTCCCCTGGGCTCGACCCGAGTGGCAAGATCGGCAAGGCGCAGCTCGCCGATCCACGCCGCTCGCTTGGTCACCTGCTGGGCAACGGCGTCTGGCTCGGCCTTGAACACGGTGCGCCAGTCCCGGTCATGGCCGCCGGCGAGGGCTTCGAGACGATGGCATCGCTTAAGGTAGTGATGCCGGCGCTGCCGGTGGCAGCCGCCACCTCGGCCAATCACCTCGCCGGCCTGATCTTGCCGCCCGGCTGCTGTCGCCTCTACATCGCGGCCGATGCCGACGCCGCCGGCCGGCACGGCATCGAACGTCTCAGCCAGCGCGCAGCCGAGGCCGGGATTCTCGCCTTGGTATTGCGGCCGCAGCTCGGCGACTTCAACGACGATCTGCGTCATCTCGGCCAGACCCATCTTACGGCATCGCTCAGCGGTCAGCTCGTCCCGGAGGATGCCCGTCGCTTCCTGCCGCCCGGATGAACGGGTCGGGCCGGCACGCGAGCCCGGCGCGACGTCGCGGATAGCCTGCAGACATGGCGGCGGTCCACCGGAGAGGCCGCGCCCGCGCCTGCCTGAGAGGCGACCCCTGCCACCCCCCGGTCACAGCCGCAACGGCTGCGCCGTCCTCCGCTCGCGCTCCGGCCTTCGGTGCGGCCGCGCCCGGGGCGCGGCCGGGATGCGCTGTCAGGCCGCGAAGGGCGCGGCCATAACCGACGGAGACACGCCATGACCTACGAGCTTCCTCTCGACGACGCCCACGAGCCCTACCACGCCTCCTCGCCGACCGACCGCGTCATCCTCGAACTGCAGATGTACGGCCATCGCCCGCATCAGGACGAACCTGATCCTCGGCCACTTCCCGACGACGAGGTGATCCGGGCCGGCCTCGCCGGGATCGTCGAAACCTTCGCCGGCATGCTCGGCGACACCAGGCTCGAACCCGACCTCGACGACCTGCTCTGGTCCTTCGCAAACGTCTTCCACCGTGCCGCCGAGCGCGTCGCCCGCAGTCTCGACCGCAACGAGGAAGCGCAGCGCTCGAGTCAGCAGGAGCAGGACGGCTCAGAGGTGAAGTCCGTCGAGCTGGAGCGGCTGACCGCCGAAGGCATCAGCTATATCGAGCGCCGCAACGTGCTCGAAATCATGCGCGATGAGGCCGCCGACCTCTACGAGGCACAAACCGGATCGGCATGGCGGCCGCGCACCGGCTCCAAGGTCTCCCACCAGGCGATGACCGCGTCGGTGATCGACTCCAGAGACTTCCTCGCCGCCCGCCGTCACGCCGAAACCGAGGTGCTCGTCCCAGCCGGGACCAAGATCGCCTTCGCCGGCGGCCTCGACTGCAACGATCACGACCGCATCTGGGACGCGCTCGACAAGGCCCGCGAAAAACATCCCGACATGGTCCTGCTCCACGGCGGCAGCCCGCGCGGCGCCGAACGCATCGCGGCCTGCTGGGCCGAGAACCGCAAGGTCACCCAGATCGCCTTCAAGCCGGACTGGACCCGACACGCCAAGGCGGCCCCGTTCCGCCGCAACGACCAGCTTCTCTCCGTGGTGCCCTACGGCCTGATCGTCTTTCCCGGCTCCGGCATCACCGACAACCTTGCCGACAAGGCGCGTCGGCTGGGCATTCCCGTCTGGCGGTTCGCGGAGGGCGGCGCGTGAGCGCCGTTTTCTTGCAAATCCAGAAAATCCAGATAATATGGAGACTGATCAAGGAGGCCAGCCATGCGCCAGTTCACGACGGGGGATCTCAACAAGCAGGTTGGCGACGTCACCGACGTTGCCAGCCGCGAACCCGTTATTCTTACCAAGCACCGGAAACCCCGGTTCGTGCTGATGAGCTACGAGCACTACGAACGGATGCGCACCGGCGGCGATCCCCGCC
Protein-coding regions in this window:
- a CDS encoding DUF7146 domain-containing protein produces the protein MSGSASKLARRLGDHAEAVCREYLSNGHRSGNYWMVGDVRNTRGRSMHVRLKAVGDKAAGKWVDESSGEYGDLLDVIEQSCGLVDFREVADEARRFLSMPPPPPPPQPFGTQRQPAAARGSPEAARRLFAMTQPIAGTLAERYLAGRGILLSAHERALRFHPGCYYRDLVTGETQTHPALIAAVTNLNGQITGLQRTYLSPGLDPSGKIGKAQLADPRRSLGHLLGNGVWLGLEHGAPVPVMAAGEGFETMASLKVVMPALPVAAATSANHLAGLILPPGCCRLYIAADADAAGRHGIERLSQRAAEAGILALVLRPQLGDFNDDLRHLGQTHLTASLSGQLVPEDARRFLPPG
- a CDS encoding DUF2493 domain-containing protein, whose translation is MTYELPLDDAHEPYHASSPTDRVILELQMYGHRPHQDEPDPRPLPDDEVIRAGLAGIVETFAGMLGDTRLEPDLDDLLWSFANVFHRAAERVARSLDRNEEAQRSSQQEQDGSEVKSVELERLTAEGISYIERRNVLEIMRDEAADLYEAQTGSAWRPRTGSKVSHQAMTASVIDSRDFLAARRHAETEVLVPAGTKIAFAGGLDCNDHDRIWDALDKAREKHPDMVLLHGGSPRGAERIAACWAENRKVTQIAFKPDWTRHAKAAPFRRNDQLLSVVPYGLIVFPGSGITDNLADKARRLGIPVWRFAEGGA
- a CDS encoding type II toxin-antitoxin system prevent-host-death family antitoxin; this translates as MRQFTTGDLNKQVGDVTDVASREPVILTKHRKPRFVLMSYEHYERMRTGGDPRRAYHVSEMPDEHTELFAAEIDRLARGEGYDDER